The following proteins are encoded in a genomic region of Thermoplasmata archaeon:
- a CDS encoding aldehyde dehydrogenase family protein: MKMLLDGKWVERKRRIEVRDPYDGSLVDTVPRAERRDIETALRSSLEGFKEMRSLPVHKRADILYRTAQLVRENLEDFARTIAREGSKTIREARKEASRCVNTLTVSAEEAKRVLGETIPFDSFPGGEKRKGFYYRFPIGVILAITPFNDPLNLVAHKLGPAFAGGNSVILKPATATPLSALKLAEALLEAGLPPKALQVLTGPGPEVAEPMVSDERIRMVSFTGGVEAGKRIAALAGIKKLGMELGSNSPVIVWEDAELSLAVESCVSGAFWAAGQNCIGVQRIYIHSKIYQEFRDAFVQRTLKYRVGDKMKEETDMGPMINETEAKRVEEWVNEAVKMGARLLAGGRRKRALYYPTVLENVSEQARIHSHEVFGPVVNLYPVKGLDEAIAKANSLPYGLHAAIFTSSVEVAFKGAYSLECGGVMINDSTDYRLDSMPFGGVKYSGLGREGVRFSLLEMTEPKVVCFNLIGI; encoded by the coding sequence ATGAAGATGCTCCTTGACGGCAAATGGGTTGAGAGGAAGAGGAGAATCGAGGTACGCGACCCCTACGATGGCTCCCTCGTGGACACCGTCCCGAGGGCTGAGAGGCGGGACATCGAGACCGCTCTGCGCTCATCCCTTGAGGGATTCAAGGAGATGCGCTCCTTGCCGGTTCACAAAAGGGCGGATATTTTGTACCGAACCGCACAGCTCGTCCGGGAGAACCTCGAGGACTTTGCAAGAACCATCGCCCGGGAGGGCTCCAAGACCATTCGGGAGGCAAGAAAGGAGGCTTCAAGGTGCGTAAACACGCTGACAGTCTCAGCAGAGGAAGCAAAGCGGGTTCTGGGGGAGACGATTCCCTTCGACTCCTTTCCCGGGGGGGAGAAAAGGAAGGGCTTCTACTATCGATTCCCTATAGGGGTTATTCTTGCCATCACCCCGTTCAACGACCCCCTCAATCTCGTCGCGCACAAGCTTGGCCCGGCCTTCGCCGGGGGGAACTCGGTCATCCTCAAGCCCGCGACCGCCACGCCCCTCTCAGCGCTGAAACTGGCCGAGGCACTGCTGGAAGCGGGTCTTCCACCAAAGGCCCTTCAGGTGCTGACCGGTCCGGGACCCGAAGTTGCTGAGCCGATGGTGAGCGATGAGAGAATCAGAATGGTCTCCTTCACTGGCGGCGTCGAGGCTGGAAAGCGAATAGCCGCCCTCGCCGGAATCAAGAAGCTTGGAATGGAACTCGGCTCCAATTCGCCGGTAATTGTCTGGGAGGACGCAGAGCTATCGTTAGCGGTGGAGTCGTGCGTCTCAGGGGCATTCTGGGCGGCGGGCCAGAATTGCATCGGCGTTCAGAGAATCTATATCCATAGTAAGATTTACCAAGAGTTTAGGGACGCTTTCGTTCAGCGCACCTTGAAGTACAGGGTCGGAGACAAAATGAAGGAAGAGACCGACATGGGGCCGATGATAAACGAAACGGAGGCGAAGAGGGTTGAAGAGTGGGTCAACGAGGCTGTAAAGATGGGAGCAAGGCTTCTAGCTGGCGGAAGGCGCAAGCGGGCTCTCTACTATCCTACGGTGCTCGAGAATGTATCTGAGCAGGCAAGAATACACAGTCACGAGGTTTTTGGACCTGTTGTCAACCTCTACCCCGTCAAGGGACTGGACGAGGCAATAGCCAAAGCCAACTCGCTCCCCTATGGGCTGCACGCCGCAATATTCACGAGCAGCGTTGAGGTCGCGTTCAAGGGTGCCTATTCCCTCGAATGCGGTGGCGTGATGATAAATGACTCCACGGACTACAGACTTGACTCCATGCCCTTCGGCGGGGTCAAGTACTCGGGCTTGGGAAGGGAGGGCGTCAGGTTCTCGCTTCTCGAGATGACTGAGCCAAAGGTAGTCTGTTTCAACTTGATTGGAATCTGA
- a CDS encoding homoserine dehydrogenase, with the protein MRLKLVFAGFGVVGRGLAELLHAKSKLLASRYGLECSVVAVSDKLKGAVMDPSGLDLGKLIKAGEKGKLEELKAPKKGFDVLQMIQEAGADALVEVTYTDIKTGEPATTHIRKALELGMHVVTTNKGPVALYYRELAKLAKKKGVKFLFEGTVMSGTPVLNLLRENLAGCEITEMRGILNGTTNYILTKMEEGLPYAEALKSAQALGYAEAIPDADVLGWDALAKVTILANVVLGARLKPFDCPCEGITKIKPEDIKAARAEGKRYKLIGRVWMEGNIVRASVGPQRVELTHPLAGVGGATNALTITTDALGEVTIIGPGAGKRETGYSLLNDLLHIGGRL; encoded by the coding sequence ATGAGGCTAAAGCTGGTGTTTGCGGGCTTTGGTGTCGTCGGGAGGGGACTAGCCGAGCTGCTCCACGCCAAGAGTAAGCTGCTGGCCTCGAGATATGGGCTGGAGTGCAGCGTCGTGGCAGTTTCGGATAAGTTGAAGGGGGCCGTCATGGACCCAAGCGGCCTGGACCTCGGAAAACTGATTAAAGCCGGCGAGAAGGGGAAGCTCGAGGAGCTAAAAGCTCCGAAGAAGGGCTTTGACGTTCTCCAGATGATTCAGGAGGCCGGGGCCGATGCCCTCGTCGAGGTGACCTACACGGACATAAAGACGGGTGAGCCAGCGACCACGCACATTAGGAAAGCGCTCGAGCTGGGGATGCATGTGGTCACCACTAACAAGGGACCTGTGGCCTTGTACTATCGAGAGCTTGCTAAACTTGCGAAAAAAAAAGGCGTCAAATTCCTCTTTGAGGGAACCGTGATGAGTGGGACGCCGGTGCTGAACCTCCTCCGGGAGAACCTCGCGGGCTGCGAGATAACGGAGATGCGTGGAATTCTTAACGGAACCACCAACTATATCCTGACGAAAATGGAGGAGGGCTTGCCCTACGCAGAGGCCCTCAAGAGTGCCCAAGCACTGGGATATGCCGAGGCCATTCCTGACGCGGACGTGCTGGGCTGGGACGCACTGGCCAAGGTCACGATTCTCGCCAACGTCGTGCTTGGCGCTCGCCTGAAGCCGTTCGACTGCCCCTGCGAGGGGATCACGAAAATCAAGCCCGAGGACATCAAAGCCGCCAGGGCCGAAGGGAAGCGATACAAGCTGATAGGGAGGGTCTGGATGGAGGGGAACATCGTCAGAGCCTCCGTTGGCCCCCAGCGGGTCGAGCTTACCCATCCCCTCGCGGGCGTGGGTGGGGCCACGAACGCCCTCACCATCACCACCGACGCCCTCGGCGAGGTAACGATTATCGGGCCAGGGGCCGGAAAGAGAGAGACGGGCTACAGCCTTCTGAACGACCTTCTGCATATAGGGGGCAGATTATGA
- a CDS encoding DNA methyltransferase — translation MEPFTTWSFPDRGEWATHRGNYRGNWAPQIPRNLILRYTKPGEMVLDQMCGSGTTLVEARLTGRNAIGVDIREEAIMLTRDRLSFTLPRTLDDSLPRTKQRTFVGDARNLDKIDDCSIDLIATHPPYANIIPYSKAVPGDLSMVHSIDEFVGHMRLVARESFRVLKPDGYCGILIGDTRRHRHYVPIAYRTLGAFLSEGFVLREDIIKHQWQCKSTPYWVKKSLQWNFLMIMHEHLFVFRKPAEGEDTKKLRDSMAWQGVG, via the coding sequence CTGGAGCCCTTCACAACCTGGTCCTTCCCGGACCGCGGGGAGTGGGCGACGCACCGCGGCAACTACCGCGGCAACTGGGCCCCCCAGATTCCGCGAAACCTCATCCTACGCTACACGAAACCCGGCGAGATGGTTCTGGACCAGATGTGCGGCTCCGGAACGACGCTGGTCGAGGCCCGCCTCACCGGCCGCAATGCTATCGGCGTCGACATCCGCGAAGAGGCGATAATGCTGACCCGAGACCGGCTGAGCTTCACCCTCCCCCGGACGCTCGACGACTCCCTCCCGCGGACAAAGCAGAGGACCTTCGTCGGCGACGCCCGCAATCTCGATAAGATAGATGACTGCTCAATTGATCTTATCGCCACCCACCCGCCCTATGCCAACATCATTCCATATTCGAAGGCGGTTCCCGGGGATCTCTCGATGGTCCACTCGATTGACGAGTTCGTGGGGCACATGAGGCTCGTCGCCCGAGAGTCCTTCCGGGTCTTGAAGCCGGATGGCTACTGCGGAATTCTCATTGGTGACACCCGCAGGCACAGGCACTACGTCCCCATCGCCTACAGGACCCTCGGCGCCTTTCTCTCCGAGGGCTTCGTTCTACGTGAGGACATCATCAAGCACCAATGGCAGTGCAAGTCCACGCCCTACTGGGTGAAGAAGTCGCTCCAGTGGAACTTTTTAATGATAATGCACGAGCACCTCTTCGTTTTCAGGAAGCCCGCGGAGGGCGAGGACACTAAAAAACTCAGGGATAGCATGGCATGGCAGGGCGTGGGGTAG
- a CDS encoding ArsR family transcriptional regulator, producing MERNGANDWVVRATRSYLRFQIMTVLRSGPGTPSEIARQLSVARSRVSRALRSLERMGLVTNITPGARKGRLFILSEKGKTALSALNLLTR from the coding sequence GTGGAAAGAAACGGGGCCAACGATTGGGTCGTTCGAGCCACAAGGTCATACCTGCGCTTCCAGATTATGACTGTTCTCAGGTCCGGACCGGGCACGCCCTCCGAGATCGCACGGCAGCTCTCGGTGGCGAGGTCGAGGGTGAGTCGGGCGCTGAGGTCCCTTGAGAGGATGGGGCTGGTGACGAACATAACGCCGGGGGCGAGGAAGGGCAGACTTTTCATATTGTCTGAGAAGGGAAAAACGGCGCTTTCTGCACTGAACCTGCTCACCAGGTGA